The Miscanthus floridulus cultivar M001 chromosome 7, ASM1932011v1, whole genome shotgun sequence genome includes a region encoding these proteins:
- the LOC136462848 gene encoding uncharacterized protein, whose amino-acid sequence MEVLFGSNNHGGDKAADLASPIIAQGALEVPRLLGFLAMILHNEIFTSGGDQNLINRILSKSKNETDPENKDDGESDDDNDDEGDDEDAENQEEDDGGDEGSDDNGNEEDDDDDDDDDPEANGEEGSDDDDDGGEDEEDDDDDNDGDGDNDEDEEEEEEDEADDDDVPQPPTKKRK is encoded by the exons ATGGAGGTGCTATTTGGAAGCAACAACCATGGCGGAGACAAGGCCGCTGATTTGGCCTCGCCTATAATTGCCCAGGGTGCCTTGGAGGTGCCAAGGTTACTTGGGTTCCTTGCCATG ATTCTGCATAATGAAATCTTTACATCTGGTGGAGATCAGAATTTGATTAATAG gattctGAGCAAAAGCAAAAATGAAACTGATCCTGAGAACAAAGATGATGGTGAatctgatgatgataatgatgatgagggagatgatgaggatgctgaaAACCAAGAAGAAGATGATGGTGGTGACGAGGGATCAGATGACAATGGGAATGAggaagatgacgatgatgatgatgatgacgatcctGAAGCCAATGGTGAAGAGggaagcgatgatgatgatgatggtggagaggatgaagaggatgatgacgacgacaATGATGGGGACGGTGACAATGAcgaagatgaggaggaggaagaagaggacgaggCGGATGACGATGACGTCCCCCAACCACCTACTAAGAAGAGGAAATGA
- the LOC136466727 gene encoding pyrophosphate-energized vacuolar membrane proton pump has protein sequence MAAAAILPELATQVLIPVAAAVGIAFAVVQWVLVSKVRLTPERHADGGGAAKSGPSDYLIEEEEGLNDHNIVVKCAEIQNAISEGATSFLFTEYKYVGLFMGIFAILIFLFLGSVEGFSTKSQPCHYSKGKTCKPALANAIFSTIAFVLGAVTSLVSGFLGMKIATYANARTTLEARKGVGKAFITAFRSGAVMGFLLAASGLLVLYIAINLFGIYYGDDWEGLFEAITGYGLGGSSMALFGRVGGGIYTKAADVGADLVGKVERNIPEDDPRNPAVIADNVGDNVGDIAGMGSDLFGSYAESSCAALVVASISSFGINHEFTPMVYPLLVSSVGIIACLITTLFATDFFEIKVVNEIEPALKKQLIISTVVMTIGIALISWLGLPYTFTIYNFGAQKTVQSWQLFLCVAVGLWAGLVIGFVTEYYTSNAYSPVQDVADSCRTGAATNVIFGLALGYKSVIIPIFAIAFSIFLSFSLAAMYGVAVAALGMLSTIATGLAIDAYGPISDNAGGIAEMAGMSHRIRERTDALDSAGNTTAAIGKGFAIGSAALVSLALFGAFVSRASISTVDVLTPKVFIGLIVGAMLPYWFSAMTMKSVGSAALKMVEEVRRQFNTIPGLMEGTTKPDYATCVKISTDASIKEMIPPGALVMLTPLIVGILFGVETLSGVLAGALVSGVQIAISASNTGGAWDNAKKYIEAGASEHARTLGPKGSDPHKAAVIGDTIGDPLKDTSGPSLNILIKLMAVESLVFAPFFAAHGGILFKWL, from the exons ATGGCTGCGGCGGCGATCCTGCCGGAGCTGGCGACGCAGGTGCTCATCCCGGTCGCGGCGGCCGTGGGCATCGCGTTCGCGGTGGTGCAGTGGGTGCTGGTGTCCAAGGTGCGGCTCACCCCGGAGCGCCACGCGGACGGCGGCGGAGCCGCGAAGAGCGGGCCCAGCGACTACCTcatcgaggaggaggaggggctcAACGACCACAACATCGTCGTCAAGTGCGCCGAGATCCAGAACGCCATCTCCGAAG GAGCTACATCTTTCCTTTTCACTGAGTACAAGTATGTTGGATTATTCATGGGCATCTTTGCAATCCTTATATTCCTCTTCCTTGGGTCTGTCGAGGGATTCAGCACGAAGAGTCAACCTTGCCACTATAGCAAGGGCAAGACTTGCAAGCCTGCACTTGCTAATGCCATCTTCAGTACTATAGCTTTTGTGCTTGGTGCAGTCACCTCACTGGTTTCTGGCTTTCTTGGAATGAAGATCGCAACTTATGCGAATGCCCGGACAACTTTAGAGGCCAGAAAGGGTGTCGGGAAGGCATTTATTACTGCCTTCCGATCTGGTGCAGTTATGGGCTTCCTGCTTGCTGCCAGCGGTCTTTTGGTTCTTTACATTGCTATCAATTTATTTGGAATTTATTACGGTGATGACTGGGAAGGTCTTTTTGAGGCTATTACTGGTTATGGCCTTGGTGGTTCTTCTATGGCTCTTTTCGGCCGCGTTGGTGGTGGTATTTATACCAAGGCTGCTGATGTTGGTGCTGACCTTGTGGGGAAGGTAGAAAGAAACATTCCTGAGGACGATCCAAGAAACCCAGCT GTCATTGCTGACAATGTTGGTGATAATGTTGGAGATATTGCTGGAATGGGGTCAGATCTCTTTGGCTCGTATGCTGAATCGTCATGTGCTGCTCTTGTTGTGGCCTCGATCTCGTCTTTTGGAATCAACCATGAATTTACCCCGATGGTGTACCCCCTTCTTGTCAGCTCTGTTGGTATTATAGCATGTCTCATAACAACGCTGTTTGCAACTGATTTCTTCGAGATAAAGGTTGTGAATGAAATAGAGCCTGCTCTCAAGAAACAACTTATAATATCCACTGTTGTGATGACTATTGGCATTGCGCTCATCAGTTGGCTTGGTCTTCCATACACTTTCACCATTTATAACTTTGGAGCCCAGAAGACAGTGCAAAGCTG GCAATTGTTCTTGTGTGTGGCCGTTGGTCTCTGGGCTGGCCTAGTCATTGGTTTTGTTACTGAGTACTACACAAGCAATGCCTACAG CCCTGTACAAGATGTTGCTGATTCCTGCAGAACTGGAGCTGCCACTAATGTCATTTTTGGGCTTGCTTTGGGTTACAAATCAGTCATTATCCCAATTTTTGCTATTGCGTTTAGTATCTTCCTCAGCTTCAGCCTTGCTGCCATGTATGGTGTTGCTGTGGCTGCTCTTGGAATGCTGAGTACCATTGCCACAGGCCTTGCTATTGATGCCTATGGCCCTATCAGTGATAATGCTGGAGGAATAGCTGAAATGGCTGGGATGAGCCACAGGATTCGTGAGAGAACTGATGCTCTAGATTCTGCAGGAAACACCACTGCTGCAATTGGAAAG GGTTTTGCCATTGGCTCTGCAGCCTTGGTGTCCCTTGCACTCTTCGGTGCCTTTGTAAGCCGGGCTTCTATCTCCACTGTTGATGTTCTGACTCCTAAAGTATTCATCGGGCTTATTGTCGGTGCTATGCTTCCATACTGGTTCTCAGCAATGACCATGAAGAGTGTAGGCAGTGCTGCACTCAAGATGGTGGAGGAAGTCCGACGGCAGTTCAACACCATCCCTGGGCTCATGGAGGGCACCACAAAGCCTGACTATGCAACTTGTGTCAAGATCTCAACGGATGCATCCATCAAGGAGATGATCCCCCCAGGTGCTCTTGTTATGCTCACACCACTGATCGTTGGGATTTTGTTTGGGGTTGAGACCCTCTCTGGAGTCCTTGCTGGTGCCCTTGTCTCAGGTGTTCAG ATTGCCATTTCTGCATCCAACACTGGTGGTGCCTGGGACAATGCCAAGAAGTACATTGAG GCTGGAGCTTCAGAGCATGCCAGGACCCTTGGCCCAAAAGGTTCTGACCCTCACAAGGCGGCTGTCATTGGTGATACCATTGGAGATCCACTCAAGGACACGTCTGGCCCCTCCCTCAACATCCTCATCAAGCTAATGGCGGTTGAATCCCTTGTCTTCGCTCCGTTCTTCGCCGCCCATGGTGGCATTCTCTTCAAATGGCTCTAA